In Phaseolus vulgaris cultivar G19833 chromosome 3, P. vulgaris v2.0, whole genome shotgun sequence, the sequence CCAAAACCTTTCGATTCATTATTCTTGATCACCAAACATATGGGTTGAGTTGTGAACTTGTTTGGAATTTTTGCTCTTTACCGCTATAAGACAAGCAATGGATGTGTGTGGGGACAATGTAGAAACATGGGCAGGGGATCATTTGTGACTAGCTATTTGCATGCAGTCTTTTATTTGGTGACAGAGATCtatcaaaataaaaagattGGTTGAGCATTAAAATCCATAAGTGTTTAGAATTtcctctattttattttttcagatTTGATCACCAAACATAAggattttgttttcatttgttTCTCTACAGTGGTGTTTGCATTATTTTTCATGCTAGGTCTAATCGATCATATTATGAGTGAATATCACTCGTATATTTAGTCTCTTTGAGCAACAAAAGCAACAACTATGAGGTAGAATGTAGACACCCTAGCACGTGATCCAGTGAAGCTTTATGTTTGAATTTTTGTGTGCATTTATTCGTGACTGGCTAAACTTGTTTGGATTTTCTGTTTTTGATTGGATTCTCGTGGCTAGGTTTTGGTAACCTGAATTCTTTAGTGTAGTTATCATTTCCCCTGAATTCTTGATTGTTGTTTTGACAGGGTAGGGTTTGGGAGAAGTTATAAGTCTTCTGGGTTTTTTGGATTAGGAATTGTCCAAGTAACAACTGTGTATCTACAAGTTTGATATATGTGATGATTAGAAATTGTCCAAGTACCAACAGTAAGTTTGAAATCATGTGATGTGCTTGTCAGATATTTTCTATTAATATATCTGTATTTTGTATTGTTAGTTTTATTCTTGCATTGAATTACCTAGATGTTTTGTTAAATATGATCATTTAACTATAATAGAATTGCAGTGCTTTTCATAAAATTTTGACATGAATGGACCAATTCCTGGCTCGAAGTACTAATGTTATCCATGTGCGATATCATGTTTGGCCAGGTCTATGATGATTAAAGAGGATCTGGAgatcttgattttgggtctttCCTATTGAAGTtctgaaaattatattttgtttaggTGTAGCAGTATTGAAAAGATGGATCTCAAAGTTATTCCTTTCATTTTAGTAGTCGTAATTATTTGCCTTCATTCTTTGATTACAGAACTTTTTATTTTGTCTTGTTTTGTTTCCTGCATCGACAAATGAATTTTGAACTTGTTCTTGCATAATTTATCATTGGAATTCATGGTTTTGTCTTTGCAGGGAGGAAATGGAGGGTTAGTGTAGGTTTGGGAAAGAGTGGATGGGGACCCTGTGGAAATTTAGGTTTTATTGTTTACGTTGATTATGTTATTTACCGTTATTATTCACAGATAAACTTGTGGATTGGGAATACTTACCTCAGGCACTATAAGTCTGTGTCAGACATTTCTTTCAGCAACGGAATCATTTAATAGCAAAGAGTTTcgtttccttttattttctttgttgtcAAAACAACCTTTGTTTCTTTCTTACTTCTCAACTAAGGTATTTAGTTTCACTGTGTTCTCAGGATGTGTTATTTGAATCCCTTGCTGATCTTGTTGAATCTCAGAAGCTTGTTATAATTTGGTCTTATCATGTAATTTTTCTGGACTTGATCACCAAACATAAAGGTTGTATTGTCAACCTGTTTCTCTCCATCAGTAGTTGGAATTGTTTCTTGTAATCTGCCTGCACTGCATTGTTTGTATTCTGTTAAGGAGTTTAGCTTTCTTGATTTAATTCTCCAGGTTTCCTCTCGTCTTTTACAGGGAGATAATGGATGTGTGTCATATGTTTGGGAAGATCCTGTGaaactttagattttttttatcttttgcattcattattttctttctagTTATTATTCTTTGGATAATCTTGCAAAGTGTGATTTTATGCCTAATTGTAATAGGCATAAGAGTTTAAGCAGGATTCCGGTTGaggattaaaaaatataaatttgaatatagTTCTTGTTTGATTATTGAAATCTATCAAACCTAGCTGTTTGATATGTGATTATGCTGATGAATTTTCAGCACATTAAGGTTAATAATAATGCAATGCTCGATGAAGAAGTCTCCCTTTTATTTGAAACTTTGTACACTGAGCTCTTATATGTGAGGTAGGATGTGGAAACACTAGCCAGGGATCTGGAAGCTTTAGGTTTTGTTACCCttatatttcttatttctttaCGAGTCCTTGATTCATCGTGAAATTTGACCCTTTTACATGGTGCAATTGAAATTATTGAGAGGAAAGAATTATTGATCTTTAGTTTTATAGTACTGAATTAGTTTTGGATTTGCTTACGTGTGGAGCATTCTATTCTTTTTAGTAGTTTTGCATAAAGGTTGGCAAGAATGTACGCAAATACTTGTCCACTACCTTACATTCTCCTTTGCGGTATACGGTTTAGTAAAGCTCCCTGAAGCTTTACCATAACATCTAATGCGTTTATTCGTGACGGATTATTTTCTCTAACTTGGTGTTTGTGTTCAACAATTCGAGTTTTAAACGGTTGTAGCTATCCTAATTTCTATGAGTTTCCTCTATATTGTTGGAATGAATGGTGTTTAATGATTGAATTATTTTCTCTACTTGATGGTTTGAATTGTGGAAATTCTCTTAAgctaaatgtttctttgttGGTTTGATTATAATCTTGGTTGTATTTTGATGGGTATGGTTCATAAGAGGTATTTTGTGGGATGAGCATGAGACAAGTGTGGTTGGCTTTTCCTCTATGATTTGATGGTTTGCTTCTTGGTTTGAAtgtagttatttattttatgtcagAGTTCTATCATACGTAACTGTTTATCTGTTTGTGTAACTTTCTTTTCAGCAGAATTCCGATTTAgcattaaaaaagataaatttcaATATAATTCTTGTTTGATTGTTGAAGTTTGaaatatatgttgtgtttcACTAATTCTCTAACTTGATATTACATATACTAAAATTTGCATATTCACCAATCAAAGCTTCTACAAGAATGTTGTCATTTTCCCTAGTGTTCCTCATGCACCTCCAAAATAGAAGATAGATATACACGCCATCTATATAAACTGTGTCTCCAAAGTGTAACATAAATAGACATGTCTTCAATATATAAATTACAATAAACTTACCAAGAAGGTATGAAATGTCATATTCATGAATTTTATAGTCACATATTTATTACAAttgtatataaatttatagGTTTTCTGCAatacattttcatttttcacttaAATTATAGACACTCGGgtcttatttttatttgaaaaacgTTGAGTttaacttccagattatgtaatccgaaagtcttttttcaaatgagtttccgaattacataatccgaaaactaTTCTATGcgggtgacacaagaaggacaaaaatgtattttcatgttgtgtatggaggtgacagaagaagatatggaggtgcaggaagaaacagtccataCAATAATGTCCCTACCTCAAAAAGGTATTACATTGTGACCCTGCCCAATCTTCCACctatttttttgctttttaatcCTATCTTATACAAACCATCAGGGTTCAAATTAAGTCCAATCTTGCAATTTTTAGTTATGCAGATGAAGTTTTGTTCAATCAATTTGTGTTAATCAGACATATACAAACTAGACCGTTTGAGTGGTTCATTGAGCCACCGTTACCAATTACTATATTTCAAACTAGTAATCATATGCACGGTAGGAGCTTCTTGAGAATGAGCATAATAAAGATGGACAATATAATCTTCCATGAATGAatgatacaaaaataaaataaaagttccATTACATGATCACTTGCCTTGTGTGTTTTAATTAACCATtcaaaatatgatttaatagtGTCAGTATTTCTACTTCTCATGTTCACATTAAAAAACCTATTCTAGCTAGATGCATCCATGAAAGGCATGTTATTTAGTTGCACCACAATGACCAACTAATGCATGACCCTTTTTGCTGACAATGAAAATTTTCTGACAACAAAATCAATTTGTGATGCCATGTGTTTCTTTGGTATTGACTATACCAAACTGTCAAACAGATACTAAAAATGTTATGTGTCGCTCTTCTAATCAAGAAAATATATGAATGACTGTGCTCTATAACCAGATAGTGCTGTCATTCAAATGTTGATGTAATCCACATAaccaattggagaatgagaatacAGCAGTATAGGAACAACTAACAGTCTAACACCAGAGTTACAAGTTTTTGAACTCTGGGACCTTTTGGTCACAATCGCTTCTTTTGATGAATTCAGAAAATGTACCAACAAGCGATTGCAGTAAAAAATGAGGTCAACAGTATTGATACAAAGTTCACTGCGTTGTTGTCAAGAACGTTGGCACCAGAAATCCTTTTAACTGTTGGTCCTGGCTTTCCAACAACCTGCAGAAGGGAGTGAGAAATTTCAAGTATCAGATATCTAAACTAAAATAGGAGGGTTCTATGGTGCCTTTTATTATGGTAACTTTGCCCCCGGAATCATCTCCTAATAACATGGAGATTTGTTCAACAAACTCCCAATGCAATATAGTAATTCAAGCATTATGCCAATTGGAAAGAGTATTCTTTATAGGTGGTGGTCATGGTGTCAGTAAATTTACCTTGCGGCGAACAGAACAAATTCCACTGAATTGTAGTGTTGCACCCAAGAGAGAGTCAATGAGACTTCCAAATAGTCCTGCAAGGGTGGCAATGGGTAAGACCAGTAGTTGCTTAAGAACTGTACTAGACTCACATCTTGTAGTTGAGAAACCCAGAAGAACAAACGACAATCCAATGACGCTTCCAGCTGCTGCAGCTGCGAGAATTCCTGTTTTTGTCACACCACCGTTTGTACCTTTCTTCACATGCTGATAATCACAGAGAAACGAATTAGTAACCACAATTTCTGAAACTCAGTAGCAATATTCTatctgaattttctatttaaagaTCCACAGTGTAGTAAGCCACTTGTCATATCATGGATTCCAAGCCAGAGTTTGGAAACACTAGTAAGTAGACATGCGGTTTACACAGATGCCCACAGGATAAGTGACAAGAACAGAATGTGAGAAATAATTTAGGGAGGCTCAGAATCTTAAACTCCCTTTGAGCTTTCAAACGTCACAAAACAAAGTTGAATTCTTGACAAAAAAAGTGGTATTTTCCCTCCCTAACCTATTTTTAGTCTCAATTTAGTCCCTCGAGTAAGCAAGTTTCACATTTAAATCCTTCAAATCCATAGCAACGTGAGACAGATGGAACAACTGCCTATCATCATTAGAATCCTATGCAACAGTGCCCATCTAGTACATGTCACCCAATTCAGCAATTTATCACTAACATAAAGCTAACTTCACCTTGTAAAGACTATTCTAATAATATAACAAAGTGAAGCTAAATTTGGCTACATTCCATATTTCTTACAATCAGGTGGTCCATGGATGGACCAATAGGTGTGGGTTTCATTTGGGAGCAACtagattgtaaaaaaaagtCTAAAAGAGATTAAACCGAGAGCCAAAACATTAACAATCTAGGAAGCATGGATACAAATACAACACATTGGGCACAGAAAAAATACAACACGGAACTAGGGATATGACAAAATTTAGAAATGGTAAGACATAACATGGCCATAGTGCAATATATAAAATTAGCATTTAATTAGAAGAATCCAAATGTCCATTTGTGTTGAATAAGGGAATGTCTCTGACACGGTTAGGATAAGTGACAAAAATTAATGATGGaccaaaattaaattttcatcAAAATTAAACAAAGGGAGTTAATGGCCAAGATTATGGGGAAATGGAGCTTGTAACATCAACTACCAAACATATTAATTGAGACTTATGACAAACATTCATAAATGTTTCTAATAAACTAAACACCAAACCCTCTGGTCGATACAGTTGCCTTAAAGTGGTGTTTAAGTTGAACTAAACAAGACAACACAAAATATGGATAAAATGATCCAAGAATGAAGGACTTTGACCAAGACATTATTCACCTTGAAGGTTGTAATTAGACGGGGTTTATCTTCACTGAGAATTCCAAGCTCCGAAGACCAAGTATCCCCATTGCAACAGGAATAATGGCCGATAACAGCACCAATTAGAGCCGTGATCAAAGGTGAATCTTTAGAGTTCAAGCATTTATCCTGTCCTTCAGTGAGCACCCATATAGCTACAATTAGAACCGAGGCAATGCCACTATTGGCCAGAACTTGTATcctgaaagaaaaaaacaaggaAAATTAAGtcaaaaagaagagaaaaactaAGTGTGGATAAACAAACTTGGGATCCTCATAAAAATACCGTAAAAATTCCAAGGACAAACTTTTATCTGAAAGATTgtatgaaaacaaaaacaaaaaaactcaTCCCTCAATTCAGTGACAGCAAAGAAATATTTCAATCATCATATCTGTTACTCCATAAAATAATTCATCCAAATAAGGACACAATCAATCATTCCTAACTAACAAAACAAACAACCAATCAaccttttaaaacaaaatattcaaaatcaaaaacCTCCAAACAGACAAAAAAGACAGAACTCACCAGTTTCTTTGCCCACCTTCTTTAAATTCAGGATCGAGTGTTCGCTTCCTATCCTCTCCAATCTTTGTGAGAGTGGAcgaagaaaagaagaaggcaAGCAGCACAGCCCCAAACCTTGACGACCCACAATCCAAAGGAACAcaaagattattttttggagtcACCCAAGAACAGAGAAGAAGAGAGAAGAGTGAAGAAGAATTACCTGTATCCCACAAAAAAGTGAAGAGCCATAACGAAAAACCCTGCAATAGCGCCAGAATTGCTGAGGGATTTCTTCTTGTGAGCTCTGAATGCGATTAGGAACGCAATGAAAACAGACACAAGGAGTTGAAAAAACCAATCCATTTGAAATTAGAAATTGCTGTGCAGAGAGTTGGTTTTAGAACATAACTGTAACTACTTCATCAAACAATTGACTCTGTTATAGTTATAGTGGCTGGTCTGGTCATCCTCACTGCACAACAACCATTCACCACCAGATTTAGCTTCTCTCAAATGAGAGGATCtgttagttttataaaataaaatgtaataaaaatcataacaaaaatcaattgaaaatggttataattaattttatattttataatattcttaaaccatattatttataatttggtttaataaaataaaaccaatTGAAATGGGAGAatctatttcttttataaaataaaatataataaaaatcaaacaaaaatcaattgaaaattattataattaattttacatCTTATAATATTCTCAAaccatattattaataattttaaattttgtgaaacatattttattctatcataattttaaataaatgatgttttaataataattgtatAATATGGAGTCAAAAAAAATTCCATGTTGGTCTTTGTTTTAGACATAGATGTGACTCTCATACTCAATGTAAACCTAATCAACTCTTGTCAATATTCTTTTATCAAATGAATATTAGCAagtaaattaattaatcattttaaatttgaatattaaataCAGATATAAATTGGGTCAAAAAAGTATCATTTATAATAGGTTTATTAGACTAAAATAGAGTTACCTTGAACAAAAGAATACACTTggaaagaaatataaaatagaaaatgaatctAGCAACTTTCTCACCAGGCTAATTGGATATCGTTTTTAAATAgaaacttaaattttttatatttgtttaaaaaaaattatgacatttcatttttttaaataatttttgaattctTAATATTgttatgataatttttatttttatttgcaaGATTCACGTGTAGTCTTTGCAGGGTCGAAGAGGAGATTAATACTCATTTGTTCTTTGAGTGCAGAGTTGTTTGATTATTGTGAAATTATTGTTTGGAAGTAATTTGGATCGGAATAGTCAACAAGGTTTGGAAACATAAAAACAGGATAAAGGAGGAGTAGTACACATACTGGAAGTTTTTGTTTTGGTCCAATTAAAGGTTTAGGTTACA encodes:
- the LOC137807478 gene encoding protein PGR is translated as MDWFFQLLVSVFIAFLIAFRAHKKKSLSNSGAIAGFFVMALHFFVGYRFGAVLLAFFFSSSTLTKIGEDRKRTLDPEFKEGGQRNWIQVLANSGIASVLIVAIWVLTEGQDKCLNSKDSPLITALIGAVIGHYSCCNGDTWSSELGILSEDKPRLITTFKHVKKGTNGGVTKTGILAAAAAGSVIGLSFVLLGFSTTRCESSTVLKQLLVLPIATLAGLFGSLIDSLLGATLQFSGICSVRRKVVGKPGPTVKRISGANVLDNNAVNFVSILLTSFFTAIACWYIF